In one Perca fluviatilis chromosome 7, GENO_Pfluv_1.0, whole genome shotgun sequence genomic region, the following are encoded:
- the ncam3 gene encoding neural cell adhesion molecule 1, with protein sequence MTNQSALILKMALLLLLHGTDAKMDIISSKQDVLVGEEILLLCKAGGEGDITWRKDGEEIEEDKVSMVDETSSKLDIKNATMKDMGRYTCACDFESGHRDDVSTQLYVYEGPSFGSTTTYHEFLEGTDGVVPCLVTGQPAVDVHWLRDKEDISTNVGKRVRQLPDNTVLIEKVKREDAGTYVCQAQIRGRPIYKQLSVSVVINAPPSVHLREEVKKVMAGSETNVSLLCLVDGLPKPNITWTIPRLFDPSHHQFNSDRSQLTIKSVDRADFGEYICTATNKIAESSATIMLHVYEAPEVFVSAEKQNVSVGERVSVSCNVSGHPQPELHWINKHNGRTLDSASGRVRVDDGALVIDEVVPSDGGLYSCMAVSTSGNASRDVAIHTQPGRPLYLSVSPGPTSVIFSLKTPPISGGTPITSFVLQWRQSEAEQWKKIAVAASDPLAITTLKPYTLYTVRLAALNIVGVGQFSDTNAVQTQGIQGEPDSPVLSSNKMKIEGNSFYVPLEQLDNGGSPLLHFDIRYRQDKEMTEWKDTQLSSDADSVSLQDLSYGSDYRLEVTAVNANGSSIPAVFNFTIAEQPVSSTRRQKRVGWSIMVIFLVVTARQEVELERGY encoded by the exons ATGACGAACCAATCAGCTCTCATCCTAAAGATGgccttgctgctgctgctgcacggCACAG aTGCAAAGATGGACATCATTAGCAGTAAGCAAGATGTTCTGGTGGGAGAAGAGATCTTACTGTTGTGTAAAG CTGGGGGAGAGGGAGACATAACGTGGAGAAAGGATGGGGAAGAAATCGAAGAAGACAAGGTGTCAATGGTGGATGAGACTTCCTCTAAATTGGACATTAAGAACGCTACGATGAAGGATATGGGGAGATATACTTGTGCGTGTGATTTCGAAAGTGGACACCGCGATGACGTTTCGACACAGCTGTATGTTTACG AGGGTCCATCATTTGGAAGCACCACCACCTACCATGAGTTTCTAGAGGGCACAGATGGTGTGGTGCCATGCCTGGTGACTGGCCAGCCAGCGGTGGATGTTCACTGGCTCAGAGACAAAGAAGATATCTCCACTAATG TCGGAAAGCGTGTGCGTCAGCTGCCTGATAACACAGTCCTCATTGAAAAAGTGAAGAGGGAGGATGCTGGGACATATGTGTGTCAGGCCCAGATCAGAGGAAGGCCCATCTATAAGCAACTCTCCGTCTCTGTTGTCATCAATG CTCCTCCTTCTGTGCATCTGAGAGAAGAGGTGAAAAAAGTGATGGCCGGATCAGAAACCAACGTTTCCTTGCTGTGTTTGGTTGATGGTCTACCAAAACCCAACATCACCTGGACCAT ACCGAGGCTGTTTGACCCTTCACATCATCAGTTTAACTCAGACCGCAGCCAGTTGACTATAAAGTCTGTTGACAGGGCTGACTTCGGAGAGTACATCTGCACCGCCACCAACAAGATCGCTGAGAGCAGTGCTACCATTATGCTTCATGTTTATG AGGCCCCAGAGGTGTTTGTGTCAGCAGAGAAGCAGAACGTATCAGTGGGCgagcgtgtgtctgtgtcctgtaACGTCTCTGGCCATCCTCAGCCTGAGCTACACTGGATCAACAAGCACAATGGACGCACACTG GACTCTGCCTCTGGTCGTGTCCGTGTCGATGATGGTGCGTTGGTGATTGATGAAGTAGTGCCCTCTGATGGTGGACTGTATTCCTGCATGGCTGTCAGCACCTCTGGAAATGCATCAAGAGACGTTGCAATACACA CCCAGCCCGGTCGGCCACTCTACCTGTCAGTTTCACCTGGACCAACCTCAGTCATTTTCTCCCTTAAAACCCCTCCCATCAGTGGAGGAACACCGATCACAAGTTTCGTCCTGCAGTGGAGGCAAAGTGAAGCAGAACAGTGGAAGAAGATTGCAGTCGCAGCCTCAG ATCCCCTAGCTATCACCACCCTCAAGCCGTACACATTGTACACAGTACGCTTGGCTGCCCTGAATATAGTGGGAGTGGGACAGTTCTCAGACACAAATGCCGTCCAAACCCAGGGAATAC AGG GTGAACCAGACAGTCCAGTTTTGTCGTCCAATAAGATGAAAATAGAGGGAAACTCTTTCTATGTCCCTCTTGAACAGTTAGATAATGGTGGATCTCCTCTGCTGCACTTCGACATACGATACAGACAG GATAAAGAGATGACTGAGTGGAAAGACACGCAGCTGTCGTCTGATGCTGACTCTGTCTCCCTTCAAGACCTGTCCTACGGCTCAGACTATAGACTGGAAGTCACAGCGGTCAACGCTAATGGTTCCTCTATCCCTGCCGTGTTCAACTTTACCATCGCAGAACAGCCTG TGAGCAGCACGCGCAGACAAAAGCGCGTGGGCTGGTCGATCATGGTGATCTTCCTGGTGGTAACGGCAAGACAAGAGGTGGAACTGGAAAGGGGCTATTAA